One stretch of Tenacibaculum sp. MAR_2010_89 DNA includes these proteins:
- a CDS encoding DUF3857 domain-containing protein has product MKKLIIIPFLFLSIVLNSQEIKFGKVLKEELTEKTHPIDSTAEAAYLYKKRRTFFEYDSNNGFIIVTEIHDRIKVYTKEGFKYAVKKINYYKPDSGDQEKVTNLKAYTFNIEDGKIVKQKVSRKNIFDEKLSKYRSQKKITFPKIKEGSIIDLKYKIISPSRSIKTLNFQYNIPVKQLYCKVEIPEYYIYNKRNKGYYAIPFKETFASKSIRLTNKREVRSTGTTSSNFSTNRVDYRSSIYTFTKTDIPAIKDNEPYVNNIENYRGGMEFELSGTRFPNSRYKNFSTSWEDVSKRIYKSTSFGDQIEKDRYFKDDLTMILKDAKNDTDKITLIFNHVKNKVKWNDYYGKYTEKGVKKAYKDGTGNVAEINLMLTGMLRSIGFDANPVLVSTRFNGTPLFPTFKGFNYVISKINFPDQSYILLDASEKYSTPNTLPIRCLNWNGREIHKNGTSNWVSLIPKKHAKETNTLHIKINDDFSINGMLRTVYTDHVAMLYRDKNNIKKEEDVITALEDKHTIEIEDFKSLNKTALSKNIVQSFKFEGDDFVEGINEKIYITPLFFLTQKENPFKSNERNFPVDFGLPWQDKHTVSINIPEGYIMQSIPEPLAIGLPENLGVFKFQVMHKGNKIKVMSVSQINSNIISPQYYSILKDFYKQLVSKQNEKIVLIKK; this is encoded by the coding sequence ATGAAAAAGTTAATCATCATCCCTTTTTTATTTCTAAGTATCGTTTTAAACTCTCAAGAAATAAAGTTTGGTAAAGTATTAAAAGAAGAATTAACAGAGAAAACACACCCTATTGATTCAACAGCTGAAGCTGCATATTTATATAAAAAAAGAAGAACCTTTTTTGAATACGATTCTAATAATGGATTTATTATTGTCACTGAAATTCATGATAGAATTAAAGTTTACACTAAAGAAGGTTTTAAATATGCTGTTAAAAAAATAAATTATTACAAACCTGATTCTGGAGATCAAGAAAAAGTAACCAATCTAAAAGCATACACATTTAATATTGAAGATGGTAAAATAGTAAAACAAAAAGTCTCGAGAAAAAACATCTTTGATGAAAAGTTAAGTAAATATAGAAGTCAAAAAAAAATAACATTCCCAAAGATAAAGGAAGGATCTATTATTGATCTTAAGTACAAAATAATTTCACCTTCACGTTCTATTAAAACATTAAACTTCCAATATAACATACCTGTTAAACAATTATATTGTAAGGTAGAAATTCCTGAGTACTATATTTACAATAAAAGAAACAAAGGATATTATGCTATTCCTTTTAAAGAAACATTTGCTTCTAAATCTATTAGACTTACAAACAAAAGAGAGGTTAGAAGTACAGGTACCACTAGTTCAAATTTTTCAACGAATAGAGTAGATTATAGATCTAGCATTTACACATTTACTAAAACTGACATTCCTGCAATAAAAGATAATGAACCCTATGTAAATAATATTGAAAATTACCGTGGAGGTATGGAATTTGAATTGTCTGGAACAAGGTTTCCAAACTCTCGTTATAAAAATTTCTCTACAAGTTGGGAAGATGTATCAAAAAGAATTTACAAATCAACAAGTTTTGGTGATCAAATAGAAAAAGATCGATATTTCAAAGATGACTTAACTATGATTTTAAAAGATGCTAAAAACGACACTGATAAAATAACTTTAATTTTCAACCACGTTAAAAACAAGGTAAAATGGAATGATTATTACGGAAAGTATACAGAAAAAGGCGTTAAAAAAGCATATAAAGACGGTACAGGAAATGTTGCTGAAATTAATTTAATGCTAACTGGAATGCTACGATCAATTGGTTTTGATGCAAACCCAGTTTTAGTAAGTACTAGGTTTAACGGAACTCCTTTATTTCCTACTTTTAAGGGCTTTAACTATGTAATTAGCAAAATAAATTTCCCTGATCAATCATATATACTACTAGACGCTTCTGAAAAATACTCAACCCCAAACACATTACCTATAAGATGCCTAAATTGGAATGGAAGGGAAATACATAAAAACGGAACCTCAAACTGGGTTAGTTTAATTCCAAAAAAGCATGCAAAAGAAACAAATACGTTGCATATAAAAATAAATGACGATTTCTCTATTAATGGAATGTTAAGAACTGTTTACACAGATCATGTTGCGATGTTGTATCGAGATAAAAACAACATTAAGAAAGAAGAAGATGTAATTACAGCCCTTGAAGACAAACACACTATTGAAATTGAAGATTTTAAGAGTCTTAATAAAACTGCTCTTTCAAAAAATATTGTTCAATCTTTTAAATTTGAAGGAGATGATTTTGTAGAAGGTATAAATGAAAAAATATACATTACTCCATTATTTTTCTTAACCCAAAAAGAAAACCCATTTAAATCAAATGAACGTAATTTCCCAGTTGATTTTGGATTGCCTTGGCAAGACAAACATACAGTATCTATAAATATTCCTGAAGGATATATTATGCAATCTATTCCAGAACCTTTAGCTATAGGTTTGCCTGAAAACTTAGGTGTTTTCAAATTTCAAGTAATGCATAAAGGCAACAAGATTAAAGTAATGTCAGTTTCGCAGATTAATTCAAATATAATCTCTCCACAATACTATTCAATTTTAAAAGATTTTTATAAGCAACTTGTTTCGAAACAAAACGAAAAAATTGTTCTCATAAAAAAATAA
- a CDS encoding lysoplasmalogenase family protein, with translation MKSITNKYSILYFIASLLSLFFIDNDAMIELVLKLLSLIFLSFLYLSTSREINYWYVLVLLCSIASDASLIFDSDLLMLGTGLLIANRVLYIIISRRALFRTNLKTLVFYFTVCLLVFVVIYVVLKPYLQEISYIFISLGITSAIMILFAFLNYLNKMNTQNKLFLFGLFLIITGDILMAFNKFLDYNMAYVLIYTIIYYIARYLICESMIVNKLKK, from the coding sequence ATGAAATCTATAACTAACAAATATTCAATACTTTACTTCATAGCTTCGCTATTATCCCTATTTTTTATTGATAATGATGCTATGATAGAATTAGTTTTAAAACTACTTTCTTTGATTTTCTTATCTTTTTTATACTTAAGCACTTCTAGAGAAATAAACTATTGGTATGTATTAGTGCTTCTTTGTTCAATAGCTTCAGATGCTTCTTTAATATTTGACAGTGATTTATTAATGCTTGGCACTGGACTTTTAATAGCAAATAGAGTTTTATATATCATTATATCAAGAAGGGCTCTATTTAGAACTAACCTAAAAACACTTGTTTTTTACTTTACGGTTTGCTTACTTGTTTTTGTAGTTATTTATGTTGTTTTAAAACCTTATTTACAAGAAATTTCATACATATTTATATCACTAGGAATAACATCAGCTATTATGATATTATTCGCTTTTCTTAACTACTTAAATAAAATGAATACCCAAAACAAACTCTTTCTTTTTGGGTTGTTCTTAATAATTACAGGAGATATATTAATGGCTTTTAATAAGTTTTTAGATTATAACATGGCTTATGTACTAATTTATACGATAATTTATTACATAGCTCGTTACCTTATTTGTGAATCTATGATTGTTAATAAATTAAAAAAATAG
- a CDS encoding acyl-CoA thioesterase II: MKDTQELLNILILEDVGEGNFNGISKDIGSPNVFGGQVLAQALNAAYRTTPKERILHSLHSYFLEAGNLEVPITYNVQTIRDGGSFSTRRVTAHQNDKTIFILACSFHKVEEGHEHQMPIKKDIKQPEELLSWNDMLDQFGAFLPKKMKSFLSIERPIDFKPVQIVNPLDQKDLPPIVDVWFKLKGEVEDLELAVKQQILTYISDYNILTACLYPNASKAHFGNTQMASLDHSMWFYRDFDFSDWMLFSVESPNSFGARGFACGNIYTRDGVLVASVAQEGLMRPMRK; the protein is encoded by the coding sequence ATGAAAGATACTCAGGAGTTATTAAATATATTAATATTAGAAGATGTAGGAGAAGGAAACTTTAATGGAATAAGTAAAGATATTGGAAGTCCTAATGTTTTTGGAGGGCAAGTATTAGCTCAGGCATTAAATGCAGCTTATAGAACTACTCCTAAAGAACGTATTTTACATTCGTTACATTCTTATTTTTTGGAAGCGGGAAATTTAGAAGTTCCAATTACCTATAATGTACAAACAATTCGTGATGGAGGAAGTTTTTCTACTAGGCGTGTGACTGCTCATCAAAATGATAAAACTATTTTTATATTGGCCTGCTCTTTTCATAAGGTAGAAGAAGGTCATGAGCATCAAATGCCAATTAAAAAAGATATAAAACAACCTGAAGAATTGTTAAGTTGGAATGATATGTTAGATCAGTTTGGAGCATTCTTACCAAAGAAAATGAAATCTTTTTTAAGTATTGAACGTCCTATAGACTTTAAACCTGTACAAATTGTAAATCCGTTAGATCAAAAAGATTTACCTCCTATTGTTGATGTTTGGTTTAAGCTAAAAGGAGAGGTCGAAGATTTAGAATTAGCAGTAAAGCAACAAATTTTAACCTATATTTCTGATTATAATATTTTAACAGCTTGTTTGTATCCAAATGCGAGTAAAGCTCATTTTGGAAATACACAAATGGCTAGTTTAGATCATTCAATGTGGTTTTATCGTGATTTTGATTTTAGCGATTGGATGCTGTTTTCTGTTGAAAGCCCAAATTCTTTTGGAGCTCGTGGTTTTGCCTGTGGTAATATTTACACAAGAGATGGTGTTTTGGTTGCTTCTGTGGCTCAAGAAGGGTTAATGAGGCCTATGAGAAAATAA
- a CDS encoding GNAT family N-acetyltransferase, whose product MNILSCNNNAPNARYFSSINKIPDEIYKELQCLDNLYFNPKYLEALEKSNTQIQFFYIVLLDDDKKAIGFSTIQIIDFYLDSVQNEMQSIVEWVKCMGRKLKVLSSEKLFKILTCGNTFVTGEHGIFIHPNQNKKDVLQQFVKALLHFVNQNTSLKNDIDAFMIKDFIKESLVITDDLHNEGYYSFKVEPNMVLELDKDWVLFEDYLASMRTKFRVKAKKALKQSNALKVKDISESNIDSLLPEMTKLYKKVSSSASFNLGDFNLNTYKVLKENLGDNYILKGYWLENKLVGFLSGIVNQNSLDAHFVGIDYSLNRQYAVYQRMLYDYVSMAITKKLTTLNFGRTASEIKSSVGAVPQEMTIYLRHKKTIPNKILSLFLNKIKPTEFKQKHPFKDKTLIEK is encoded by the coding sequence GTGAACATTTTATCTTGTAATAATAATGCCCCTAATGCTCGTTATTTTTCATCAATAAATAAAATTCCTGATGAAATTTATAAAGAGCTACAGTGCTTAGATAACCTATATTTTAATCCCAAATATTTAGAAGCTTTAGAGAAAAGCAATACACAAATTCAGTTTTTTTATATTGTTTTATTGGATGATGATAAAAAAGCAATAGGGTTTTCTACCATACAAATTATAGATTTTTATTTAGATAGTGTTCAAAATGAAATGCAGTCAATTGTTGAGTGGGTAAAATGTATGGGTAGAAAATTAAAAGTTTTATCTTCTGAAAAACTATTTAAAATACTTACTTGTGGAAATACATTTGTAACTGGAGAGCATGGTATTTTTATTCACCCAAATCAAAATAAAAAGGATGTTTTACAACAGTTTGTGAAAGCATTATTACATTTTGTAAACCAAAACACATCATTAAAAAATGATATTGACGCTTTTATGATAAAAGATTTCATTAAAGAGTCACTTGTTATTACTGATGATTTACATAATGAAGGCTATTATTCTTTTAAAGTAGAACCCAATATGGTATTGGAACTAGATAAAGATTGGGTGCTTTTTGAAGACTATTTAGCTTCAATGAGAACAAAGTTTAGGGTTAAGGCGAAGAAAGCATTAAAGCAAAGTAATGCTTTAAAAGTGAAAGATATTTCTGAAAGTAATATAGATAGCTTACTACCTGAGATGACGAAATTATATAAAAAAGTGTCAAGTAGTGCTAGTTTTAATTTGGGAGATTTTAATTTAAATACATATAAAGTTCTCAAAGAAAATTTAGGAGATAATTACATTTTAAAAGGATATTGGTTAGAAAATAAATTAGTTGGATTTTTATCAGGAATTGTTAATCAAAATTCATTAGATGCTCATTTTGTGGGTATAGATTATAGTTTGAATAGACAATATGCTGTTTATCAAAGAATGTTGTATGATTATGTTTCTATGGCAATTACTAAAAAACTAACTACTTTAAACTTTGGTAGAACTGCAAGTGAAATTAAAAGTTCAGTAGGTGCCGTTCCTCAAGAAATGACAATTTATTTACGTCATAAAAAAACAATACCTAATAAAATATTAAGTTTGTTTTTAAATAAAATAAAACCAACAGAGTTTAAGCAAAAACACCCGTTCAAAGATAAAACGTTGATAGAAAAGTAG
- the leuS gene encoding leucine--tRNA ligase, producing MQYNHQEIEKKWQQFWANNQTFKASNTSDKPKYYVLDMFPYPSGAGLHVGHPLGYIASDIYARYKRHKGFNVLHPQGYDSFGLPAEQYAIQTGQHPAITTETNIKTYRRQLDNIGFSFDWSREVRTSSPEYYKWTQWIFTQLFNSWYNKDTDKAEDVSTLILKFEAEGNANINAVSDEDIDVFSADEWKSFSSEKQQEILLQYRLTFLSDTEVNWCPALGTVLANDEIVNGVSERGGHEVIRKKMTQWSMRISAYAQRLLDGLQNIDWPQPLKDSQTNWIGRSQGAMVSFDVDGYDAKIDVFTTRPDTIFGVSFMTLAPEHDLVAKITTAEQKKAVDTYIEATAKRSERDRMADVKTISGVFTGAYALHPFTGKQVPIWIGDYVLASYGTGAVMAVPCGDQRDYDFANHFGLQIPNIFANVDISEKANDAKDGIKLANSDFLDGLNYKKGMKTVIYELEKRGFGYGKINYRLRDAVFSRQRYWGEPFPVYYKNEMPQMIDTKHLPIVLPEVEKYLPTEDGKPPLGNAEVWAWDCENAKVVSNDLINNETVFPLELNTMPGWAGSSWYFNRYMDSTNDGEFVSKEAVDYWKEVDLYIGGSEHATGHLLYARFWQKFLFDKGLLPVDEFAKKLINQGMILGTSAIVYRVKGSDKYVSKGLKEEYDTDEIRVDVKLINTSDELNLDALKKWQPQFENAEFILEGDKYVVGREVEKMSKRWFNVVNPDDICEEYGADALRLFEMFLGPLEQTKPWKTSGISGVYSFLKKLWKLYVGENGITISDDEPTKDELKTLHKTIKKVEEDIENFSFNTSVSTFMIAVNELTALKCNKRAILEPLLTLISPYAPHISEELWSKLGHAESISTVNFPKFEASHLVESSKNYPVSFNGKMRFTLELPLDMSKEEIEKTVMAYEKTQAQLQGRTPKKVIIVPGKIINIVG from the coding sequence ATGCAATACAATCATCAAGAAATAGAAAAAAAATGGCAACAATTTTGGGCAAACAACCAAACTTTTAAAGCCAGTAACACTTCTGATAAACCAAAATATTACGTACTCGATATGTTTCCTTATCCTTCAGGAGCAGGACTTCATGTTGGACATCCTTTAGGGTATATTGCAAGTGATATTTATGCACGTTATAAACGTCATAAAGGATTTAATGTATTGCATCCACAAGGATATGATTCATTTGGGTTACCAGCTGAGCAGTATGCAATTCAAACAGGACAACACCCTGCAATTACTACAGAAACAAACATAAAAACATACCGTCGTCAATTAGATAATATCGGTTTTTCTTTTGATTGGTCTCGTGAAGTGCGTACCTCTAGTCCAGAGTATTATAAATGGACTCAGTGGATTTTTACTCAATTATTTAATTCTTGGTATAATAAAGATACCGATAAAGCAGAAGATGTTTCAACCTTAATTTTAAAATTTGAAGCAGAAGGAAATGCAAATATTAATGCAGTTTCAGATGAAGATATTGATGTTTTTTCTGCGGATGAATGGAAAAGTTTCTCATCAGAAAAACAACAAGAAATACTATTACAATATCGTTTAACCTTTTTATCTGATACCGAGGTAAACTGGTGTCCTGCTTTAGGAACTGTTTTGGCAAATGATGAAATTGTAAATGGAGTTTCAGAACGTGGAGGACATGAGGTGATTCGTAAAAAAATGACGCAATGGTCTATGCGAATTTCTGCATATGCGCAACGTTTATTAGATGGACTTCAAAATATAGATTGGCCACAACCTTTAAAAGATAGCCAAACAAATTGGATTGGTAGAAGTCAAGGTGCAATGGTTTCTTTTGATGTAGATGGGTACGATGCTAAAATTGATGTATTCACAACACGACCTGATACAATCTTTGGAGTGTCTTTTATGACATTGGCTCCTGAACATGATTTAGTAGCAAAAATTACAACAGCTGAACAAAAAAAGGCAGTTGATACTTATATAGAAGCAACAGCTAAACGTTCTGAACGTGATCGTATGGCAGATGTTAAAACAATATCTGGGGTATTTACTGGTGCATATGCTTTGCATCCATTTACTGGTAAACAAGTGCCTATTTGGATTGGTGATTATGTATTGGCAAGTTATGGAACTGGTGCTGTTATGGCTGTTCCATGTGGTGATCAGCGTGATTATGATTTTGCAAATCATTTTGGATTACAAATTCCAAATATTTTTGCAAATGTTGATATTTCTGAAAAAGCAAATGATGCTAAAGACGGAATTAAATTAGCGAATTCTGATTTCTTAGATGGCTTAAATTATAAAAAAGGAATGAAAACCGTAATCTATGAATTAGAGAAACGCGGTTTTGGGTATGGAAAAATAAATTACCGTTTACGTGATGCTGTATTTAGCCGTCAACGTTATTGGGGTGAACCATTTCCAGTATATTATAAAAATGAAATGCCTCAAATGATTGACACAAAACATTTGCCAATCGTTTTACCAGAAGTTGAAAAATATTTACCTACAGAAGATGGAAAACCACCTCTAGGAAATGCTGAGGTTTGGGCATGGGACTGCGAAAACGCAAAGGTTGTTAGTAATGATTTAATTAATAACGAAACTGTGTTTCCACTTGAGTTAAATACAATGCCAGGTTGGGCAGGAAGTTCTTGGTATTTTAACCGTTATATGGATTCTACGAATGATGGAGAATTTGTAAGCAAAGAAGCGGTTGATTACTGGAAAGAGGTTGATTTATATATTGGTGGTTCTGAACATGCTACAGGGCATTTATTATATGCACGTTTTTGGCAAAAATTCTTGTTTGATAAAGGACTTCTACCTGTTGATGAGTTTGCAAAAAAACTAATTAACCAAGGAATGATCTTGGGAACGAGTGCTATAGTTTATAGAGTAAAAGGTTCCGATAAATACGTTTCAAAAGGATTAAAAGAAGAATATGATACTGATGAAATAAGAGTTGATGTTAAGTTAATAAACACTTCTGATGAATTAAATTTAGATGCTCTTAAGAAATGGCAACCTCAATTTGAAAATGCTGAGTTTATTTTAGAAGGGGATAAATATGTAGTTGGAAGGGAAGTTGAAAAAATGTCTAAACGTTGGTTTAATGTTGTAAACCCGGATGACATTTGCGAAGAATACGGAGCAGATGCACTACGTTTATTTGAAATGTTTTTAGGTCCTTTAGAGCAAACAAAACCTTGGAAAACTTCGGGTATTTCAGGGGTATATTCTTTCTTAAAAAAATTATGGAAATTATATGTTGGTGAAAATGGAATCACTATTTCTGATGATGAACCAACAAAAGATGAGTTAAAAACGTTACATAAAACAATTAAAAAAGTAGAAGAAGATATTGAGAATTTCTCATTTAATACTTCAGTTTCTACCTTTATGATTGCTGTGAATGAATTAACTGCATTAAAATGTAATAAACGTGCTATTTTAGAGCCGTTGCTAACATTAATTTCTCCGTATGCACCTCATATTTCAGAAGAATTATGGAGTAAATTAGGACATGCTGAATCTATTTCAACAGTTAACTTTCCAAAATTTGAAGCTTCTCATTTAGTTGAGAGTTCTAAAAATTACCCAGTTTCATTTAATGGAAAAATGCGTTTTACGTTAGAGTTACCTTTAGATATGTCTAAAGAAGAGATAGAGAAAACTGTAATGGCGTATGAAAAAACGCAAGCTCAATTACAAGGACGCACTCCTAAGAAAGTAATTATTGTGCCTGGAAAAATTATTAATATAGTAGGATAG
- a CDS encoding LytTR family DNA-binding domain-containing protein produces the protein MRKDRLYFLTILSIAFVFLIVATVASNYFIKASANQLIEVQVESSKREANEIARMLDFQLSNNLDKNKAINNLQETITETSSDSWFISVFNWSGQKVCHPDITKIGQSINSNSNLLSSLKGKNNSDDLYELLVTNSSNIAQLTSEVIHIAPTKTSDLIVAANVNVNSIKIQMKKLRRNFYLIFLIMGILVIVLSSFAVRIIGSRYEKQLELKNSNLTSEVMNLSKLNTDLVSYKEKVIKVTKQDKTEGNSEKNKNRILTYMRNELVPVLIKDIAYVYTENTITYVVCFDGKKSTSNASLDDMYTNFDESLFFRANRQFIINIASIDKIIKYGKSQLKIVLQSETPEAIIISKNKAAEFKQWLNI, from the coding sequence ATGAGAAAAGATAGATTGTATTTTTTAACGATTTTGTCAATAGCATTTGTCTTTTTAATAGTGGCAACTGTTGCCTCTAATTATTTTATAAAAGCTAGTGCTAATCAACTTATAGAGGTTCAAGTTGAATCTAGTAAAAGAGAAGCAAATGAAATAGCTAGGATGTTAGATTTTCAATTATCTAACAACTTAGATAAGAATAAAGCTATTAACAATCTTCAAGAAACAATTACTGAAACTAGCTCAGATAGTTGGTTTATTAGTGTGTTTAATTGGTCTGGACAAAAGGTATGTCATCCAGATATAACTAAAATCGGACAAAGTATTAACTCTAATTCAAACTTGTTATCATCTTTAAAAGGAAAGAATAATTCTGATGATTTGTATGAACTGCTTGTTACAAATTCATCAAATATAGCTCAATTAACTTCGGAAGTAATTCATATTGCACCAACTAAAACGTCCGATCTTATTGTAGCGGCAAATGTTAATGTGAATAGCATTAAAATTCAAATGAAAAAGCTAAGACGAAATTTTTACCTAATTTTTTTAATTATGGGTATTTTAGTTATTGTTTTATCTTCATTTGCAGTAAGGATAATTGGTAGTCGTTATGAAAAACAGTTAGAACTAAAAAACTCTAATTTGACTTCTGAAGTAATGAATTTATCAAAGCTAAATACTGACCTTGTATCTTATAAGGAAAAAGTAATAAAAGTAACTAAGCAAGATAAAACAGAAGGAAATTCAGAAAAAAATAAAAATAGAATTTTAACGTACATGAGAAATGAGTTAGTACCTGTGCTAATTAAAGACATTGCTTATGTTTATACAGAAAACACAATTACTTATGTAGTTTGTTTTGATGGAAAAAAATCTACATCTAATGCAAGTTTAGATGATATGTATACTAATTTTGATGAATCCTTGTTTTTTAGAGCGAATAGGCAGTTTATTATAAATATTGCTTCTATTGATAAAATAATTAAATATGGAAAGAGTCAATTAAAAATTGTTTTACAATCAGAAACTCCTGAAGCAATTATTATTAGTAAAAATAAAGCAGCTGAATTTAAACAATGGCTTAACATATAA
- a CDS encoding YceI family protein, translating into MNKLLVFFLFSALFFTQISAQNQFIARQGQVSFFSYASVENIEAKNNQALSILDIEKKEIAVSMLMRAFVFKKNLMHEHFNESYIESDVFPKATFEGKIIDFDPLASGVQTKLIKGTITIRGISKEISIKTSISKTPKGFYLDGEFSLVVKDFEIKIPPILSNNIAKIVSVKIKIQYLPYEEINR; encoded by the coding sequence ATGAATAAATTACTTGTATTCTTCTTATTCAGTGCTCTTTTTTTTACTCAAATAAGTGCACAAAATCAATTTATTGCTCGGCAGGGGCAAGTTTCATTTTTCTCATATGCTTCTGTTGAAAATATAGAAGCTAAAAACAATCAAGCTTTAAGTATTTTAGATATTGAAAAAAAAGAAATAGCTGTAAGTATGTTAATGCGTGCTTTTGTTTTTAAGAAAAACTTGATGCATGAACATTTTAATGAAAGTTATATTGAATCGGATGTTTTCCCAAAAGCAACTTTTGAAGGAAAGATCATTGATTTTGATCCATTAGCTTCTGGAGTTCAAACTAAATTAATAAAAGGTACCATTACCATTCGTGGTATCTCTAAAGAGATTTCTATAAAAACATCAATTAGTAAAACTCCAAAAGGATTTTATCTAGATGGTGAATTTAGTTTAGTTGTTAAAGATTTCGAAATTAAAATACCTCCAATTTTATCTAATAATATTGCCAAAATTGTTTCAGTTAAAATCAAAATCCAATACCTTCCTTATGAAGAAATCAATCGTTAA
- a CDS encoding DUF5777 family beta-barrel protein, translated as MKKSIVKYLFSFSFIAGLFSMNAQSLLTKLEKEYQTKPVNEIATFKTTRIGLGHSIETRKKGALEISLYSRYWNHKEGNTQRFLADEVSVRFGLDYAITDNFTIGAGYTNFNKVTDGFLKYKIIKQKRNTNKSPFSIVLFQGASIRKNKNSTSGLYGSSTLDSNIYSFTSQVLIARKFNRKFSMQLTPTLINRTNSVFEGQPKSQFALGLGARYKAGGHVSIVSEYYHVTNPVKSPIKIYNPFMVGVNWELSHLLLQFQITNARSFSEDAFITQTQNNFNFHDGNFHFGFNATFVLHLSKNKL; from the coding sequence ATGAAGAAATCAATCGTTAAATATTTATTCTCTTTTTCTTTTATAGCAGGTTTGTTTTCCATGAATGCTCAAAGTTTATTAACTAAACTAGAAAAAGAATACCAAACAAAGCCAGTAAACGAAATAGCCACTTTTAAAACTACAAGAATTGGTTTAGGTCATTCTATTGAAACTAGAAAAAAGGGAGCTTTAGAAATCTCTCTTTATAGTAGATATTGGAATCATAAAGAGGGGAACACGCAACGTTTTTTAGCAGATGAAGTTAGTGTACGCTTTGGTTTAGACTATGCTATTACTGATAATTTTACAATTGGTGCTGGCTATACAAATTTTAATAAGGTTACGGATGGTTTTCTAAAGTATAAAATTATTAAACAAAAAAGAAACACTAACAAATCCCCATTTAGCATTGTTCTATTTCAAGGAGCTTCTATTAGAAAGAATAAAAATTCTACATCTGGATTATACGGAAGTAGTACTTTAGATTCAAACATCTATAGTTTTACAAGTCAAGTTTTAATTGCCAGAAAATTTAACAGAAAGTTTTCTATGCAGTTAACGCCAACTTTAATTAATCGTACTAATAGTGTTTTTGAAGGTCAACCCAAAAGCCAATTTGCTTTAGGGCTTGGAGCAAGGTATAAAGCAGGAGGACATGTTTCTATTGTTTCTGAATACTATCATGTAACCAACCCTGTAAAATCACCTATAAAAATTTACAACCCTTTTATGGTTGGAGTTAACTGGGAGCTAAGTCATTTACTTTTACAATTTCAAATTACAAATGCTCGAAGTTTTTCTGAGGATGCTTTTATTACACAAACTCAAAATAATTTCAACTTTCATGATGGTAATTTCCATTTTGGTTTTAATGCAACATTTGTATTACATTTAAGTAAAAACAAACTTTAA
- a CDS encoding DUF2911 domain-containing protein encodes MKKSILSIIVFTIALVFSNEINAQEFPGLDKSPMDAASYPSSYRVSNKKVKVIYSRPQLKGRGLDKLAPAGKVWRTGANEAAEITFYKNVNFGGKEVKAGTYTLFTIPGATKWTVILSTAKNVWGSYFYKESEDVVRVTGKVSTAKEKLEVFSIAFSGEGDNFTMNLGWGKTIVSVPVKG; translated from the coding sequence ATGAAAAAATCAATTTTATCAATTATTGTATTTACAATAGCGCTAGTGTTTTCAAATGAAATAAATGCGCAAGAATTTCCAGGATTAGATAAAAGTCCTATGGATGCAGCGTCATACCCTTCAAGCTATAGAGTTTCTAATAAGAAGGTAAAAGTAATATATAGTCGCCCTCAGTTAAAAGGAAGAGGTTTAGATAAATTAGCGCCAGCAGGTAAAGTATGGAGAACGGGAGCTAATGAAGCAGCGGAAATTACTTTTTATAAAAATGTGAATTTTGGTGGTAAAGAAGTAAAGGCAGGTACATACACTTTATTTACAATTCCAGGAGCTACCAAATGGACTGTGATTTTAAGTACAGCTAAAAATGTTTGGGGATCATATTTTTATAAAGAAAGTGAAGATGTAGTTCGTGTAACCGGAAAGGTTTCAACAGCAAAAGAAAAATTAGAAGTTTTTTCAATAGCTTTTAGTGGTGAAGGCGATAATTTTACCATGAATTTAGGTTGGGGAAAAACGATAGTTTCAGTTCCTGTTAAAGGATAA